In Methanonatronarchaeum sp. AMET-Sl, one genomic interval encodes:
- the ftsY gene encoding signal recognition particle-docking protein FtsY, with amino-acid sequence MFKKLKDGVNSLKKKVEEKTGIKEEEIRPEEIPETQETDEKPIDKDSDVKDKKTSFKNKAKKFIKERKVILSEDDVEDPISDFKFDLIENDVAFDVAEKIGEDVKKDLVGQEIKWREDVGKIVNESLRNSILNIFTSEFEFNRYIKETDKPVVIIFVGTNGVGKTTTIAKMAKMLRDKDYKTVLANGDTFRAGAMEQIEKHGEKLDLKVIKHQEGSDPAAVIYDAVEFAQANNYDIVLGDTAGRMHTDVNLMDQIKKIKRVVDPNLVFFVDEAVAGSDAVERAREFDEAVDIDASILTKIDADVSGGAAISISYATKNPIIFVGTGQSYDDLRKFDPEWFVEEIVG; translated from the coding sequence ATGTTTAAAAAACTAAAGGATGGAGTTAACTCACTTAAAAAAAAGGTAGAAGAGAAAACTGGGATTAAAGAAGAAGAAATAAGGCCTGAAGAAATACCTGAAACCCAAGAAACAGACGAAAAACCAATAGATAAAGACAGTGATGTCAAGGATAAAAAAACATCATTTAAAAACAAGGCAAAGAAGTTCATTAAAGAGAGAAAGGTAATACTTAGTGAAGACGATGTTGAAGACCCTATCTCCGACTTCAAGTTCGATTTAATTGAGAATGACGTTGCTTTCGACGTTGCCGAAAAAATCGGGGAAGATGTCAAAAAAGACCTAGTGGGACAAGAAATAAAATGGCGTGAAGACGTAGGTAAAATCGTTAATGAGAGCCTTAGAAACTCAATCCTTAATATATTTACAAGCGAGTTCGAATTCAATAGATACATAAAAGAAACAGATAAACCAGTTGTAATAATATTTGTTGGAACCAACGGTGTAGGTAAAACAACAACCATCGCCAAGATGGCTAAGATGTTGCGAGACAAAGACTATAAAACCGTTTTAGCAAACGGAGATACTTTCAGGGCTGGAGCGATGGAACAAATAGAGAAACATGGAGAAAAACTAGATCTTAAAGTAATCAAACATCAAGAAGGATCAGACCCTGCAGCAGTAATCTACGACGCAGTAGAGTTCGCCCAAGCAAACAACTACGATATCGTGTTAGGTGACACTGCAGGCAGGATGCATACAGACGTCAACCTAATGGATCAAATTAAAAAAATAAAAAGAGTTGTAGATCCAAACCTCGTGTTCTTCGTCGATGAAGCTGTTGCTGGAAGTGATGCAGTGGAGCGTGCCCGAGAATTCGATGAAGCAGTAGACATAGATGCATCAATTCTAACTAAAATAGATGCAGACGTAAGTGGTGGAGCAGCTATCTCCATATCATACGCAACAAAAAATCCAATAATATTTGTTGGAACAGGACAAAGTTACGATGACTTAAGAAAGTTCGATCCAGAATGGTTCGTTGAAGAGATTGTTGGGTGA
- a CDS encoding HemK2/MTQ2 family protein methyltransferase, with amino-acid sequence MDFKNHYNEQTYPPSDDSYLMIQTIKQKPKKWNEALDMGTGTGIIAFHLSKKTRHVTAVDINPHALKSAEKNLLNIKNIDLIQSDLFNNIKPKKYDLITFNPPYIPIKNQELPKNQEIEKSWNGGENGRKTIKRFLKEARNYLSIDGEILLLISSITGSRETKRTANKLGYNTKTSNKKEIFFETLEVLQLTKK; translated from the coding sequence ATGGATTTTAAAAACCATTACAACGAACAAACCTACCCCCCATCCGATGACTCATACCTAATGATTCAGACAATAAAACAAAAACCAAAAAAATGGAATGAAGCATTAGATATGGGTACCGGAACCGGAATAATAGCTTTTCACCTATCCAAAAAAACCAGACACGTAACCGCAGTTGACATAAACCCCCATGCATTGAAATCGGCAGAAAAAAACCTACTAAACATAAAAAACATAGATCTAATACAAAGCGATTTATTCAACAACATAAAACCCAAGAAATACGACTTAATAACATTCAACCCTCCATACATACCTATAAAAAACCAGGAACTGCCGAAAAACCAAGAGATCGAGAAGTCATGGAACGGTGGTGAAAACGGTAGAAAAACAATAAAAAGGTTTTTAAAAGAAGCTAGAAACTACCTATCAATAGATGGAGAGATACTACTATTAATCTCATCTATAACAGGGTCTAGAGAAACAAAGAGAACCGCAAACAAACTAGGATATAACACCAAGACTTCTAATAAAAAAGAAATATTTTTCGAAACACTTGAAGTGCTTCAACTAACAAAAAAATAA
- a CDS encoding 50S ribosomal protein L21e: MPQKSKGSRQGTRKKLTKKERERGAIPVTRSIREFEEDDRVHIIIDSAIQKGMPHPRFHGKTGRVLEKRGQAYVVEVTDKNDKKKLTVRPEHLKPQQG; encoded by the coding sequence ATGCCTCAAAAATCAAAAGGATCAAGACAAGGAACAAGAAAAAAACTAACTAAAAAAGAGCGAGAGAGAGGAGCAATACCTGTAACTAGGTCAATTAGAGAGTTTGAAGAAGACGACAGAGTTCACATAATTATAGATTCAGCCATCCAAAAAGGAATGCCTCATCCAAGGTTTCATGGAAAAACAGGCCGAGTATTAGAAAAAAGAGGCCAAGCCTACGTGGTAGAGGTAACCGATAAAAACGATAAAAAGAAACTAACCGTAAGGCCAGAACACCTCAAACCACAGCAAGGGTGA
- a CDS encoding signal recognition particle protein Srp54, whose product MVLDNLGGSLKKSIRNIVGKGRISKKDVKELNKEIQRALLKSDVDVRMVKSLTDRIKERALDEEPPKGASAREHVINIVYEELVNIVGKGSDVTVEEQDIMLVGLQGSGKTTTAAKLAYYFKNKGLKTGLVCADTHRPGAYSQLEKLSNEVNCLFYGEQDSDNAVSVVENGLKELNKSEVRIIDTAGRHSLEEDLIREMEEIEEIVGADHTYLVIDASIGKGVKKQAKAFNDAIGIDGVIITKLDGTAKGGGALTAVSETDTGIAFIGSGEKYEEFEEFDPDSFISRLLGMGDIQKLMHRAEERLDPEDMDMESMMKGDLTLKDVYQQLESITKLGPLKQIMNMLPTGPRELPDDALDITKEKMEKFRIIMDSMTEEELENPQKIDSSRVRRISRGSGTSREEVNELLRYHKMMKKLMKSMRGKRLPMNKMMKKFGR is encoded by the coding sequence TTGGTCTTAGATAACTTAGGTGGCTCCCTTAAAAAGAGCATAAGAAATATTGTAGGCAAGGGCCGGATTAGTAAAAAAGATGTTAAAGAACTTAACAAAGAAATCCAGAGAGCCCTACTAAAGTCCGACGTAGACGTACGGATGGTTAAATCTCTTACAGACAGAATAAAAGAAAGAGCTCTAGATGAAGAGCCTCCTAAGGGAGCTAGTGCGAGAGAACACGTCATAAACATAGTTTATGAAGAACTTGTCAACATAGTAGGTAAAGGATCCGATGTCACAGTTGAAGAACAAGACATCATGTTAGTAGGGCTCCAGGGATCCGGTAAAACAACAACCGCTGCAAAACTAGCTTATTACTTTAAAAACAAAGGACTTAAAACCGGTTTGGTTTGTGCAGACACACACAGGCCAGGTGCCTATAGCCAACTAGAAAAACTATCAAATGAAGTTAACTGTCTTTTTTACGGCGAACAAGATTCAGATAACGCAGTATCAGTAGTTGAAAACGGATTAAAAGAATTGAATAAATCTGAAGTCCGTATAATTGATACAGCAGGTCGTCACTCACTGGAAGAAGACCTAATAAGAGAGATGGAGGAAATAGAAGAGATAGTTGGAGCCGACCACACATACCTCGTTATAGACGCATCAATCGGCAAAGGCGTTAAAAAACAAGCAAAGGCATTCAACGATGCAATAGGAATAGATGGCGTAATAATAACCAAACTCGATGGTACAGCAAAAGGTGGAGGAGCATTAACAGCAGTATCAGAAACCGACACCGGAATCGCGTTCATAGGTTCAGGAGAGAAATATGAAGAATTCGAGGAATTCGATCCAGACAGCTTTATATCCCGTTTATTAGGAATGGGAGACATCCAGAAACTAATGCACAGAGCCGAAGAAAGACTCGACCCCGAAGACATGGACATGGAGTCCATGATGAAAGGAGACCTAACACTCAAAGACGTATACCAACAACTCGAGTCAATAACAAAACTAGGTCCATTAAAACAAATCATGAACATGCTTCCAACAGGCCCTAGAGAACTACCAGACGATGCATTAGACATAACAAAAGAAAAAATGGAGAAATTCAGAATCATCATGGATTCAATGACTGAAGAAGAACTTGAAAACCCCCAGAAAATCGATAGCTCTAGAGTACGCCGAATCTCAAGAGGCTCAGGAACCTCAAGAGAAGAAGTAAACGAACTATTAAGATACCACAAAATGATGAAAAAACTCATGAAAAGCATGAGAGGTAAAAGACTCCCAATGAACAAGATGATGAAGAAATTCGGTAGATAA
- a CDS encoding nucleotide exchange factor GrpE: MDEYESMDELDKEELCRLLEEKEERVEELENLVKRVKADFENYKKRMDSRVEKEVFKAEVDFVKDLLDVVDSFKAALDVEDVSDDGFYEGVENTYNLLIDSLKDRGLSEVESETFDPNLHQAIERVESDEHQDGEVVEVLQEGYTYHEQVLRPGLVRVAFNPNGDESSLDSSEETEIEGDDCDE, encoded by the coding sequence ATGGATGAATATGAGTCAATGGATGAGCTGGATAAGGAAGAGTTATGTAGGTTGTTAGAGGAGAAAGAAGAGAGAGTTGAAGAGTTGGAGAACCTTGTTAAAAGGGTTAAAGCAGATTTTGAGAACTATAAGAAGAGAATGGATAGTAGGGTTGAGAAAGAGGTTTTTAAAGCCGAGGTTGATTTTGTTAAAGACCTTCTTGATGTTGTAGATTCGTTTAAAGCAGCTTTAGATGTTGAAGATGTTAGTGATGACGGTTTTTATGAGGGTGTTGAGAATACGTATAACCTGTTGATTGATTCATTAAAGGACCGTGGTCTTAGTGAGGTTGAATCTGAAACTTTCGACCCCAACCTCCATCAAGCTATTGAGCGTGTTGAGTCAGATGAACATCAAGATGGTGAGGTTGTTGAGGTTTTACAGGAAGGATATACTTACCATGAACAGGTTTTAAGGCCCGGTCTTGTTAGGGTTGCATTTAATCCTAATGGTGATGAATCAAGTTTAGATAGTTCTGAAGAAACTGAGATTGAAGGAGATGATTGTGATGAGTGA
- a CDS encoding tRNA pseudouridine(54/55) synthase Pus10 encodes MENDKKNDLSRPARKALDILIDKQLCNHCLGRQYGLLLSGLDNKTRGKILRNYLMMHGDLKLMENDNPEILTLTGKNTEIGEKSLKRRGIDPKPDKHDCWLCSGLFKNLDRYADEIKEKTSDIEFNTFLVGTKLTPKLIQKEETIWTEYGADYAESLKSEINREVGKRFEKQVDAVVEFETPDLVAIINLKDSSIEINNNPIFFYGRYRKHVRGIPQTEWYCPVCRGEGCMRCDGEGRLYEESIEKTISKPLLRETEGKTAVFHGAGREDVDVKMLGNGRPFVIEIKEPKNREIDHQEIMEEINNKHGDKIEVKKLQPTNRNKIEEIKEARAPKTYRAKINAKPNENQITQEQLMKALKQLEGKTIEQETPRRISRRPEKTRKRKILETDILDKTNEHYIIKIKTEAGAYVKEIISGDNGKTKPSLAELLNKDIKCLELDVLNVHYTE; translated from the coding sequence ATGGAAAACGATAAAAAAAATGATTTAAGTCGGCCAGCGAGAAAAGCACTAGATATATTAATAGATAAACAGTTATGCAACCATTGCCTAGGTAGACAATACGGTTTACTACTAAGCGGTCTAGACAACAAAACCCGTGGAAAAATCCTTAGAAACTACCTAATGATGCACGGCGACCTCAAACTAATGGAGAACGACAACCCCGAAATACTTACTTTAACTGGAAAAAACACCGAAATCGGTGAAAAATCCCTAAAACGGAGAGGGATAGATCCAAAGCCAGATAAACATGATTGTTGGTTATGCAGTGGTTTATTTAAAAACCTAGATCGGTATGCTGACGAAATAAAAGAAAAAACCAGTGACATAGAATTCAATACATTCTTAGTTGGAACAAAACTCACTCCCAAACTGATACAAAAAGAAGAAACAATATGGACTGAATATGGAGCAGACTACGCCGAATCCCTAAAATCCGAGATAAATCGAGAGGTTGGAAAAAGGTTCGAAAAACAAGTTGACGCAGTAGTCGAATTCGAAACACCCGACTTAGTCGCAATAATAAACCTAAAAGACAGTTCAATAGAGATAAACAACAACCCAATATTCTTTTACGGTCGATACAGAAAACACGTCAGAGGAATACCCCAAACCGAGTGGTACTGCCCAGTATGCAGAGGAGAAGGATGCATGCGGTGCGATGGAGAGGGACGTTTATACGAAGAATCAATAGAAAAAACAATTTCAAAACCATTACTCCGAGAAACAGAAGGAAAAACAGCAGTATTCCATGGAGCAGGTAGAGAAGACGTCGACGTAAAGATGTTAGGTAACGGAAGGCCATTCGTAATAGAAATAAAAGAACCAAAAAACCGAGAAATAGACCACCAAGAAATCATGGAAGAAATAAACAACAAACACGGAGACAAAATCGAAGTCAAAAAACTACAACCAACAAACCGGAACAAAATCGAAGAAATCAAAGAAGCAAGAGCACCCAAAACATATAGAGCAAAAATAAACGCCAAACCCAATGAAAACCAAATAACCCAAGAACAACTAATGAAAGCATTAAAACAATTAGAGGGAAAAACAATAGAACAAGAAACACCACGTCGAATTTCAAGAAGACCAGAGAAAACACGAAAAAGAAAAATACTTGAAACAGACATACTAGACAAAACAAACGAACACTACATAATCAAAATCAAAACAGAAGCCGGAGCCTACGTAAAAGAAATAATAAGCGGCGACAACGGCAAAACAAAACCAAGCCTAGCAGAACTACTAAACAAAGATATAAAATGCCTCGAACTAGACGTATTAAACGTACATTACACAGAATAA
- the dnaJ gene encoding molecular chaperone DnaJ, giving the protein MTEDYYDILGVDRDASQKEIKKAYRRKAKKYHPDSGSEEASEDEFKKINEAYQVLSDEEKREKYDRFGKAGIDGDFRRRARSQGFDDIFSSFFGDIFGGSGGRQKNLDLSMKMDITLEDAYEGREKTVSVRRLERCSECNGRGSNDPDSVETCRECQGTGETRQVRKGMLGRQIVITECPKCDGSGRMIDNPCERCSGEGRHYIRDEVSIEIPKGIESGQRLKVDGKGHTDVESGRRGNLIIAIEVREDDIFERRSENLFYTLKMGFSDAALGSKAEIPTLDGDVELDIPAGTQNGDVFRLKGKGMPRLNRRGYGDLYVKAIVETPTDLTDREKEILKELRQYEGRHKEPDKGFFQTVKDNIKDAF; this is encoded by the coding sequence ATGACTGAAGACTACTACGACATATTAGGTGTTGACAGAGATGCTAGTCAGAAAGAGATAAAGAAGGCATATAGGCGTAAAGCCAAGAAATATCATCCTGACTCAGGGTCTGAAGAAGCCAGTGAAGATGAATTTAAAAAAATAAATGAAGCCTACCAGGTATTGAGTGATGAGGAGAAAAGAGAGAAATATGATAGGTTTGGTAAAGCAGGTATAGATGGTGATTTCCGTCGCAGAGCCAGATCCCAAGGCTTCGATGATATCTTTAGTTCTTTCTTCGGAGACATCTTTGGAGGGTCTGGTGGCAGACAAAAAAACCTAGATCTCTCGATGAAAATGGATATAACGCTCGAAGATGCTTATGAAGGCCGTGAGAAAACAGTTTCAGTTAGAAGGCTTGAGAGATGTAGTGAATGTAATGGCCGTGGTTCAAACGACCCTGACTCTGTAGAGACCTGTAGAGAGTGTCAGGGAACTGGAGAAACTCGTCAAGTCCGTAAAGGAATGTTAGGTCGACAGATAGTTATCACGGAATGTCCGAAGTGTGATGGTTCAGGCCGGATGATAGACAATCCATGTGAACGTTGTTCTGGCGAGGGTAGGCATTACATAAGAGATGAAGTATCTATAGAGATTCCAAAGGGTATTGAAAGTGGACAGCGATTGAAGGTTGATGGGAAAGGCCATACCGATGTGGAGAGCGGTAGAAGAGGTAATTTGATTATCGCTATTGAAGTTAGGGAAGACGATATCTTTGAAAGGCGGAGTGAAAACCTTTTTTATACATTGAAGATGGGTTTTTCAGATGCTGCATTAGGTAGTAAAGCAGAAATACCGACCCTTGATGGAGATGTAGAGCTTGATATACCGGCTGGTACACAGAACGGTGATGTGTTTAGGTTGAAGGGTAAGGGAATGCCAAGGCTTAATCGAAGGGGTTATGGAGACCTTTATGTAAAGGCGATTGTAGAGACACCTACCGATCTAACCGATCGAGAGAAAGAGATACTTAAAGAACTACGGCAGTATGAGGGTAGGCATAAAGAGCCGGATAAAGGGTTTTTCCAGACGGTTAAAGACAATATTAAGGATGCGTTCTAA
- the rpl18a gene encoding 50S ribosomal protein L18Ae, whose protein sequence is MEFEVNGYFDMGSNKNQKFKKVIEAENEETAREKIYSILGSKHRAKRRQIQIKEIKKQN, encoded by the coding sequence ATGGAGTTTGAAGTAAACGGATATTTTGATATGGGATCAAACAAAAACCAGAAATTCAAGAAAGTTATAGAAGCAGAGAACGAAGAAACAGCTAGAGAAAAAATCTACTCAATACTAGGAAGTAAACACAGAGCTAAACGCCGACAAATCCAGATTAAAGAAATTAAAAAACAAAACTAA
- the rsmA gene encoding 16S rRNA (adenine(1518)-N(6)/adenine(1519)-N(6))-dimethyltransferase RsmA produces MDTKKILKKHNIRPKKNLGQNFLIDNKIAERQVGYAEIKPGERVLEIGGGLGTLTQELIKKPCKVIVIEKDPKLQNILQKRFGEKITLIKGDALETSFEEIDKVVANLPYQISSEITFKILRQPFKKAILMYQKEFAERMTAKPGTKEYGRLTIGVDLYSKAEILEKIPKNAFYPQPKITSAIVKLTPKKPSYTPLNQDFFLNFTKAIFSQRRKKLKNAIQNTRHMMKPKPSKQTTKNAIKQIGELTEKRPGKLTPSQIANCSNKLYKEIKKQK; encoded by the coding sequence ATGGATACAAAAAAAATACTAAAAAAACATAACATACGGCCCAAAAAAAATTTGGGCCAAAACTTTCTTATCGATAACAAAATCGCTGAGAGACAGGTAGGTTATGCCGAAATAAAACCTGGTGAGCGAGTGCTAGAAATAGGTGGCGGTCTAGGTACTCTAACCCAAGAACTAATAAAAAAACCCTGCAAGGTAATCGTCATAGAAAAAGACCCAAAACTCCAAAATATACTTCAAAAAAGATTTGGAGAAAAAATAACATTGATAAAAGGCGATGCACTTGAAACAAGTTTTGAAGAAATCGATAAAGTTGTAGCAAACCTCCCATACCAAATATCATCAGAAATAACCTTCAAAATCTTGCGACAGCCATTCAAGAAAGCTATATTAATGTACCAAAAAGAGTTTGCTGAAAGAATGACAGCAAAACCGGGAACAAAAGAATATGGACGACTCACAATCGGAGTCGACCTCTACTCCAAAGCTGAAATCTTGGAGAAAATACCTAAAAACGCTTTTTATCCACAACCAAAAATAACATCTGCAATAGTCAAACTTACACCTAAAAAACCTAGTTATACCCCACTCAACCAAGACTTCTTTCTTAACTTTACTAAAGCAATATTCAGTCAGAGAAGAAAGAAACTCAAAAACGCAATACAAAACACAAGACATATGATGAAACCAAAACCCAGCAAACAAACAACCAAAAACGCAATAAAACAAATCGGTGAGTTGACAGAAAAAAGACCTGGAAAACTAACCCCCAGCCAGATAGCAAACTGCTCAAACAAACTATACAAAGAGATAAAAAAACAAAAATAA
- a CDS encoding DUF655 domain-containing protein, producing the protein MKSNNKKEDYIWVLDFLPRGHVDDDRPAYKKEPLIQGIGEEHFTLLEIVPKEGETVSQYDRVYIGPGEREKADYVKTRISFEELTRNAQTELPYIIEELVKQNEDEYIKAFNNAQPITTRQHTLELFPGIGKKLMWKILDEKEAGGDFESFEDLSERVNGIHHPERILAKRITQEIKEKNLKYRLFVKKD; encoded by the coding sequence ATGAAAAGCAATAACAAGAAAGAAGATTATATTTGGGTTTTGGATTTTCTGCCTAGAGGCCATGTCGATGACGATCGACCGGCATACAAAAAAGAACCCTTAATCCAGGGCATTGGTGAAGAACACTTCACGCTACTTGAAATCGTTCCAAAAGAAGGAGAAACCGTAAGCCAATACGATAGAGTATACATAGGTCCTGGTGAAAGGGAAAAAGCAGACTACGTTAAAACAAGAATTAGTTTTGAAGAATTAACACGAAACGCTCAAACCGAACTACCATACATAATAGAAGAGCTAGTTAAACAAAATGAAGATGAATACATCAAAGCATTCAACAACGCACAGCCAATCACAACAAGACAACACACCCTAGAGCTCTTCCCCGGAATCGGAAAAAAATTAATGTGGAAAATACTCGATGAAAAAGAAGCTGGAGGAGACTTCGAATCATTTGAAGACCTTTCAGAAAGAGTAAACGGAATACACCACCCTGAAAGGATATTAGCAAAACGAATAACCCAAGAAATCAAAGAGAAAAACCTCAAATACAGGTTGTTCGTTAAAAAAGACTAA
- a CDS encoding RNA polymerase Rpb4 family protein: protein MVKEVLKDEPITISEVSKILTDEITQRKEDDKRIGYAQRRSYDQVQKFSKNKPEDAAKLREELLNHEKVTPKLSVKLTDLMPKEKKEIRAIYAKERFALDSDVIEEILEIINKYR, encoded by the coding sequence TTGGTTAAAGAGGTTCTAAAAGACGAACCAATAACCATCTCCGAAGTAAGCAAGATACTCACCGACGAAATAACCCAACGAAAAGAAGATGACAAAAGAATAGGTTACGCACAGAGAAGGTCATATGACCAAGTACAGAAATTCTCAAAAAACAAACCAGAAGATGCAGCAAAACTCAGAGAAGAACTACTAAACCACGAAAAAGTAACACCCAAATTATCAGTTAAACTCACAGACCTAATGCCAAAAGAAAAAAAAGAAATACGAGCCATTTACGCAAAAGAAAGATTCGCATTAGATAGCGATGTAATTGAAGAGATACTAGAGATAATAAATAAATACCGTTAA
- the dnaK gene encoding molecular chaperone DnaK, translated as MSDGKTEKILGIDLGTTNSAMAIVEGRDADIIENGEGDRTTPSIVGFKDGERLIGKPAKNQIVMNPENTVKSIKRHMGEDYKVELEGKEHTPQEISAMILQKLKMDAEEYMGEEINKAVITVPAYFTDAQRQATKDAGEIAGFEVERIINEPTAASLAYGVGDSEEKTIAVYDFGGGTFDLSILELDEGIFEVIATSGDNHLGGDDFDEKLIDWIANKFMDEHGVDLREEPQALQRIKEAAEEAKKELSNKKRTQINIPFVYQDEEGPKNIDYKITRAKFEELIEELVEKTIRLTKQGLDEADMDKTDIDDVLLVGGSTRVPLVREKVENFFGMEPSKKINPDEVVALGAAIQGGSLAGEVDDLLLLDVTPLSLGIETKGGVFTKLIEKNTTIPTEESKTFTTAVDNQTSVTVHVLQGERAMAKDNKSLGRFVLDGIPPAKAGVPQIDVTFEIDADGILQVSAKDQGTGKEQSITIQDQARLDEDEIEKMKEEAEKYKEKDEKKKEKIEAINSAEQLIRGTKKVLEENEELVDEDLKTDIMGHIEELEEEIGKDDPDLDEIERLSEKLMEASQEIGQSAYGGQGAACGSTQGPGPNPGPGAAAGSQQPGQEYVDVDYEEVDEEEGDK; from the coding sequence ATGAGTGACGGTAAAACTGAAAAAATACTTGGAATAGATTTAGGTACAACTAACTCCGCGATGGCTATAGTTGAGGGTAGAGACGCTGATATAATCGAGAATGGTGAGGGAGACAGGACCACTCCATCTATTGTTGGTTTTAAAGATGGTGAACGGCTTATTGGTAAGCCTGCTAAAAACCAGATTGTGATGAATCCTGAGAACACGGTGAAGTCTATTAAACGACATATGGGAGAGGACTACAAAGTTGAGCTTGAAGGTAAGGAACATACACCTCAAGAGATATCTGCAATGATTCTCCAGAAACTCAAGATGGATGCTGAAGAGTATATGGGTGAAGAGATAAATAAAGCCGTAATCACGGTTCCAGCATACTTTACAGATGCTCAAAGACAGGCTACAAAAGATGCTGGAGAAATAGCTGGTTTCGAAGTAGAGAGAATAATAAATGAACCTACAGCAGCCTCCCTCGCATATGGGGTTGGAGATAGTGAAGAAAAAACAATCGCAGTCTATGACTTTGGGGGAGGGACATTCGACCTATCGATATTGGAGCTCGATGAAGGTATATTTGAAGTGATCGCTACCTCCGGTGACAACCATCTAGGTGGAGATGACTTCGATGAAAAATTGATTGATTGGATAGCCAATAAATTTATGGATGAACATGGCGTTGATTTACGAGAAGAACCACAGGCGTTACAGCGAATAAAAGAAGCTGCTGAGGAAGCTAAGAAAGAACTTTCCAACAAAAAAAGAACACAAATCAACATACCCTTTGTATACCAAGACGAGGAAGGGCCAAAAAACATCGACTACAAGATAACAAGAGCTAAGTTTGAAGAATTGATTGAAGAACTTGTAGAGAAGACAATTAGACTCACAAAACAAGGTCTTGATGAAGCTGATATGGATAAAACAGATATAGATGACGTCCTGTTGGTTGGTGGTTCGACAAGAGTTCCATTGGTACGTGAAAAAGTTGAAAACTTTTTTGGAATGGAGCCAAGCAAGAAAATCAATCCAGATGAAGTCGTTGCATTAGGAGCGGCTATACAGGGAGGTTCTCTTGCTGGTGAAGTAGATGACCTATTACTCCTAGATGTAACACCGCTCTCACTTGGTATAGAAACTAAGGGTGGAGTATTCACTAAATTGATTGAAAAAAACACAACAATACCAACCGAAGAATCAAAGACATTTACAACCGCTGTCGATAACCAGACATCTGTAACCGTCCACGTGCTTCAAGGAGAAAGGGCGATGGCTAAAGACAACAAATCACTAGGTCGGTTTGTTTTAGATGGAATACCCCCTGCAAAAGCCGGAGTACCACAGATAGATGTTACATTCGAAATCGATGCAGATGGAATCCTACAGGTTTCAGCAAAAGACCAAGGAACCGGTAAAGAACAATCTATAACAATACAAGACCAAGCCAGGTTGGATGAAGACGAAATAGAGAAAATGAAAGAAGAAGCAGAGAAATACAAAGAAAAAGACGAAAAGAAAAAAGAAAAAATCGAAGCTATAAACTCAGCTGAACAATTAATTAGAGGAACTAAGAAAGTGCTCGAAGAAAACGAAGAACTAGTAGATGAAGACCTAAAAACCGATATTATGGGGCATATTGAAGAACTCGAAGAAGAGATCGGTAAAGACGACCCAGACCTTGATGAAATAGAGAGATTAAGCGAGAAACTAATGGAAGCCTCACAAGAAATAGGTCAAAGTGCCTATGGAGGTCAGGGAGCAGCTTGTGGCAGCACCCAAGGCCCCGGACCTAACCCCGGTCCTGGCGCCGCCGCAGGAAGTCAACAACCAGGTCAGGAATATGTTGATGTAGATTACGAAGAAGTTGATGAAGAAGAAGGGGATAAATAA